The Mycolicibacterium boenickei genome has a segment encoding these proteins:
- a CDS encoding beta-phosphoglucomutase family hydrolase, giving the protein MLGLPEQITACLFDLDGVLTDTASVHKKAWKAMFDDYLRRRAERTGEPFAAFDIGGDYLNYVDGKRRQDGVRSFLASRGIELPEGTPDDAADADTIEGLGNRKNARFHQALQQDGVEVFEGSRRYLEAVAQAGLRRAVVSSSANTEEVLKITGLDTFIEQRVDGVTMRDENLPGKPAPDSFLRAAELLGVSPGQAAVFEDALAGVAAGRAGKFGFVVGVDRVGQAEQLRRDGADVVVTDLAELM; this is encoded by the coding sequence GTGCTGGGCCTGCCCGAGCAGATCACCGCCTGCCTGTTCGACCTCGATGGCGTGCTGACCGATACCGCCAGCGTGCACAAGAAGGCCTGGAAGGCCATGTTCGACGACTATCTGCGCCGGCGGGCCGAACGCACCGGTGAACCCTTCGCGGCTTTCGACATCGGCGGCGACTACCTGAACTACGTCGACGGCAAGCGCAGGCAGGACGGTGTTCGGTCGTTCCTGGCCAGCCGCGGGATCGAGCTGCCCGAGGGCACGCCGGATGACGCGGCCGACGCCGACACGATCGAGGGTCTGGGCAACCGCAAGAACGCGAGGTTCCACCAGGCACTCCAGCAGGACGGAGTCGAGGTGTTCGAGGGATCGCGGCGCTATCTGGAGGCTGTCGCACAGGCCGGTCTGCGCCGGGCCGTGGTGTCGTCGAGCGCCAACACCGAGGAGGTCCTCAAGATCACCGGATTGGACACATTCATCGAGCAGCGGGTGGACGGGGTGACGATGCGCGACGAGAACCTGCCGGGCAAACCGGCGCCGGACAGCTTCCTGCGCGCCGCCGAACTTCTCGGCGTCTCCCCCGGTCAGGCCGCGGTGTTCGAGGACGCACTGGCCGGGGTGGCGGCGGGCCGGGCTGGCAAGTTCGGCTTCGTGGTCGGTGTGGACCGCGTCGGGCAAGCCGAACAGCTGCGCCGCGACGGCGCCGACGTCGTCGTCACCGACCTGGCGGAGTTGATGTAG
- a CDS encoding glycoside hydrolase family 65 protein: protein MITHDAYPVEPWQVRETRLDLNLLAQSESLFALSNGHIGLRGNLDEGEPYGLPGTYLAGFFEVRPLPYAEAGFGYPEAGQTVVDVTNGKLLRLLVDDEPFDVRYGDLIDHERTLDLRAGTLTRLAHWRSPAGKQVRILSTRLVSFAHRGVAAIEYIVEAVDEFVRVTVQSELVTNEDQPETSGDPRVSAVLKHPLHAVHHENTDSGALLVHRTLGSTVMMAAAMDHDVEVPGRVEVTTDSRDDLARTTVICGLRAGQKLRIVKYLGYGWSSLRSRPALRDQAAGAITGARYSGWQGLLDSQRAYLDEFWDSADVEVEGDPDCQQAVRFGLFHVLQASARAERRAIAGKGLTGTGYDGHAFWDTEGFVLPVLTYTKPQAAADALRWRASTLDLARDRARQLDLQGASFPWRTIRGEECSAYWPAGTAAWHINADIAAAFERYRVVTGDDSLEQECGLAVLVDTARLWMSLGHHDRHGVWHLDGVTGPDEYTAVVRDNVFTNLMAAHNLRVAVDACTRHPDASYSMGVTTEETAAWRDAADAAHIPYDDELGVHPQCQGFTTLAEWDFSANTSYPLLLHEPYVRLYPAQVLKQADLVLAMQWQSHAFTPEQKARNVDYYERRTTRDSSLSACTQAVMCAEVGHLELAHDYAYEAALIDLRDLHQNTRDGLHMASLAGAWTALVAGFGGLRDDEGILSLDPHLPDGISCLRFRLRWKDFRLTVDAHHDTVTYTLRDGPDGSLTIRHAGDDVVLNTGGPTTVAVRPRHPMLPAPPQPAGREPVRRRAGHSDH from the coding sequence ATGATCACCCACGACGCGTACCCGGTGGAGCCCTGGCAGGTGCGCGAAACCCGTCTGGACCTCAACCTGCTGGCGCAGTCCGAATCGCTGTTCGCGCTGTCCAACGGCCACATCGGGTTGCGCGGCAACCTCGACGAGGGCGAGCCGTACGGCCTGCCCGGCACGTACCTGGCCGGATTCTTCGAAGTGCGCCCTTTGCCCTACGCGGAAGCGGGATTCGGCTACCCCGAGGCCGGGCAGACCGTCGTCGACGTCACCAACGGCAAGCTGCTGCGCCTGCTGGTCGATGACGAACCCTTCGACGTCCGCTACGGCGACCTGATCGACCATGAGCGCACCCTGGACCTGCGCGCCGGAACCCTGACCCGCCTCGCCCACTGGCGTTCCCCGGCCGGCAAACAGGTCCGGATTCTGTCCACCCGGCTGGTGTCGTTCGCGCACCGCGGCGTCGCCGCCATCGAGTACATCGTCGAGGCGGTCGACGAATTCGTGCGCGTGACAGTGCAATCCGAACTCGTCACCAACGAGGACCAGCCCGAGACATCGGGCGATCCCCGGGTCTCGGCAGTGCTCAAACACCCGCTGCACGCCGTCCACCACGAAAACACCGACAGCGGAGCACTTCTGGTGCACCGCACCCTCGGCAGCACAGTGATGATGGCGGCCGCGATGGACCATGACGTCGAGGTGCCCGGACGCGTGGAAGTCACTACCGACTCCCGCGACGACCTGGCCCGGACCACCGTCATCTGTGGCCTGCGGGCCGGGCAGAAGCTGCGCATCGTCAAATACCTCGGCTACGGATGGTCGAGCCTCCGGTCGCGTCCCGCCCTGCGAGATCAGGCCGCCGGGGCCATCACTGGCGCCCGCTACAGCGGGTGGCAGGGCCTGCTGGACTCCCAGCGCGCCTACCTCGACGAGTTCTGGGACTCCGCCGACGTCGAGGTCGAAGGTGACCCGGATTGCCAGCAGGCGGTGCGATTCGGCTTGTTCCACGTGCTGCAGGCCAGTGCCCGCGCCGAGCGGCGTGCCATTGCGGGCAAAGGGCTGACCGGCACGGGTTATGACGGCCATGCCTTCTGGGACACCGAGGGTTTCGTGCTTCCGGTGCTGACCTACACCAAGCCCCAGGCGGCGGCCGACGCGCTGCGGTGGCGGGCGTCCACCTTGGACCTCGCCCGAGATCGCGCGCGACAGCTCGACCTGCAGGGCGCCAGCTTCCCGTGGCGCACGATCAGGGGCGAGGAATGCTCGGCGTACTGGCCGGCCGGCACGGCCGCCTGGCACATCAATGCCGATATCGCCGCCGCGTTCGAGCGCTATCGCGTTGTCACGGGCGATGATTCGCTGGAGCAGGAGTGCGGCCTGGCGGTCCTGGTGGACACCGCCCGGTTGTGGATGTCGTTGGGGCACCATGACCGCCACGGGGTCTGGCATCTGGACGGCGTGACCGGACCCGACGAGTACACCGCGGTGGTGCGCGACAACGTCTTCACCAACCTCATGGCCGCACACAACCTGCGGGTGGCCGTCGACGCCTGCACCCGCCATCCCGACGCGTCCTACTCGATGGGCGTGACCACCGAGGAGACTGCGGCCTGGCGCGACGCCGCCGATGCCGCCCACATCCCCTACGACGACGAACTGGGTGTGCACCCCCAGTGCCAGGGCTTCACCACGCTGGCCGAATGGGACTTCTCGGCCAACACCTCCTATCCGCTGCTGCTGCACGAGCCCTACGTCCGGCTCTACCCGGCCCAGGTGCTCAAACAGGCCGACCTGGTGCTGGCCATGCAGTGGCAGAGCCACGCGTTCACCCCCGAACAGAAGGCCCGCAACGTCGACTACTACGAGCGGCGCACCACCAGGGACTCGTCGTTGTCGGCATGCACCCAGGCGGTGATGTGCGCCGAAGTGGGGCACCTGGAGCTGGCGCACGACTACGCCTACGAGGCCGCGCTGATCGATCTGCGTGATCTGCACCAGAACACCCGCGACGGCCTGCACATGGCCTCACTGGCCGGGGCGTGGACCGCGCTGGTGGCCGGATTCGGCGGGTTGCGCGACGATGAGGGCATCCTGTCGCTCGATCCCCACTTGCCCGACGGCATCTCGTGTCTGCGATTCCGGTTGCGGTGGAAGGATTTCCGCCTGACAGTGGACGCTCATCACGACACCGTCACCTACACGTTGCGCGACGGGCCCGACGGGTCGCTGACGATTCGTCACGCCGGAGACGACGTGGTGCTCAACACCGGTGGGCCGACCACCGTCGCGGTCAGGCCCCGGCATCCGATGCTGCCCGCCCCACCGCAGCCGGCCGGCCGGGAGCCGGTACGCCGTCGCGCCGGCCACTCCGACCACTGA
- a CDS encoding catalase — protein MTGTQPKPTTTDAGIPVYSDEHSLTVGPDGPILLQDHYLIEQMAMFNRERIPERQPHAKGGGAFGHFEVTHDVSAYTKAAVFQPGVKTETLTRFSTVAGERGSPDTWRDPRGFATKFYTTEGNFDMVGNNTPVFFMRDPLKFQHFIRSQKRRSDNNTRDHDMQWDFWTLSPESAHQVTWLMGDRGIPKDWRHMNGYSSHTYSWINAAGEITWVKYHFITNQGIDFLTQEEADRMAGVDGDAHQRDLYDSIDRGDFPSWTLKVQLMPFEDAKDYRFNPFDLTKVWPHGDYPLHDVGTLTLDRNVTDYHTEIEQAAFEPNNRVAGTGLSPDKMLLARDFSYADAHRHRLGTNYKQIPVNAPKVEVNSYSKDGAMRIKNVTDPVYAPNSYGGPQADPARTGESVWRADGDMVRAAYTLHAEDDDWGQAGTMVRDVLDDAARARLVSNIAGHLSKGVSQQVLERAFEYWKNVDKQLGEKVEAEFNRGG, from the coding sequence GTGACCGGTACCCAGCCCAAGCCGACAACCACCGACGCCGGAATCCCGGTATACAGCGACGAACACTCGTTGACGGTCGGTCCCGACGGGCCGATCCTGCTGCAGGATCACTACCTGATCGAGCAGATGGCGATGTTCAACCGGGAGCGCATTCCGGAGCGCCAGCCACACGCCAAGGGCGGTGGCGCATTCGGTCATTTCGAGGTGACCCACGATGTCAGCGCCTACACCAAGGCCGCGGTGTTCCAGCCGGGCGTCAAGACCGAGACTTTGACCCGGTTCTCGACCGTGGCCGGTGAACGGGGCAGCCCAGACACCTGGCGCGACCCTCGCGGGTTCGCGACCAAGTTCTACACCACCGAGGGCAATTTCGACATGGTCGGCAACAACACCCCGGTGTTCTTCATGCGGGACCCGTTGAAGTTCCAGCACTTCATCCGCTCGCAGAAGCGGCGATCCGACAACAACACCCGCGATCACGACATGCAGTGGGATTTCTGGACGCTTTCGCCGGAATCCGCGCACCAAGTCACCTGGCTGATGGGTGACCGCGGCATCCCGAAAGACTGGCGGCACATGAACGGCTACTCCAGTCACACCTACAGCTGGATCAACGCCGCCGGAGAAATCACCTGGGTGAAGTACCACTTCATCACCAACCAGGGCATCGACTTCCTCACCCAGGAGGAAGCCGACCGCATGGCCGGCGTCGACGGCGATGCCCATCAGCGTGATCTGTACGACTCGATCGACCGCGGCGACTTCCCGAGCTGGACGCTGAAGGTGCAGCTCATGCCGTTCGAGGACGCCAAGGACTACCGGTTCAACCCGTTCGACCTGACCAAGGTGTGGCCGCACGGCGACTACCCGCTGCACGATGTCGGCACGCTGACGCTGGACCGCAACGTCACCGACTATCACACCGAGATCGAGCAGGCCGCGTTCGAGCCGAACAACCGGGTGGCCGGCACCGGTCTGAGTCCCGACAAGATGCTGTTGGCCCGCGACTTCTCCTACGCCGACGCCCACCGTCACCGGCTCGGGACCAACTACAAGCAGATCCCGGTGAACGCGCCGAAGGTCGAGGTCAACAGCTACTCGAAGGACGGCGCGATGCGGATCAAGAATGTGACCGATCCGGTGTACGCACCGAACTCCTACGGCGGGCCGCAGGCCGATCCGGCGCGTACCGGCGAATCGGTCTGGCGCGCCGACGGCGACATGGTGCGCGCGGCTTACACGCTGCACGCCGAGGACGACGATTGGGGCCAGGCGGGAACCATGGTGCGCGACGTGCTCGACGACGCGGCGCGGGCCCGGCTGGTCTCCAACATCGCCGGCCATCTGTCGAAGGGCGTCTCACAGCAGGTCCTGGAACGGGCCTTCGAGTATTGGAAGAACGTCGACAAGCAGTTGGGCGAGAAGGTCGAGGCCGAGTTCAACAGGGGCGGCTGA
- a CDS encoding LysR family transcriptional regulator: MDVAAMRTFVAVAETGQFQAAADELGISQQAASKRIAALEKHLGVTLLVRTTRGARLSLDGQVFLPHAKKVLTAVEQAELAVRPGSRPLRIDVLNRRIAPAQTVYRFYRCHPEMNLDAVTLSNENAVQAARAVLEGTIDASFRALAEGDVPIGISTERLLDTPLELMVGPGHSLANAPRVRPADLAGHRIWIPGIRPGTEWASFYQALSDDFGLSIDALGPNFGDEALMDALADSRSLATLVGRGDRYLWPQAHDLRRIPLHNPTPVYPHVLLYRTGDPHPVLAALRDHLRISGPPAADDVWAPAWMDR, from the coding sequence GTGGACGTTGCGGCGATGCGGACGTTTGTGGCCGTCGCGGAGACGGGCCAGTTCCAGGCGGCGGCGGACGAGCTCGGAATCAGCCAGCAGGCGGCCTCCAAGCGGATTGCAGCCCTGGAGAAACACCTCGGGGTCACGCTCCTGGTGCGGACCACCCGCGGCGCGCGGCTGAGCCTGGACGGGCAGGTCTTCTTGCCGCACGCCAAGAAGGTCCTCACCGCCGTCGAGCAGGCCGAGCTGGCTGTGCGCCCCGGTAGCCGGCCCTTGCGCATCGACGTCCTCAACCGGCGCATCGCCCCTGCCCAGACCGTCTACCGGTTCTACCGGTGCCACCCCGAGATGAACCTCGACGCGGTCACTCTGAGCAACGAGAACGCTGTCCAGGCGGCCCGTGCAGTACTCGAAGGGACGATCGACGCGTCCTTCCGGGCTTTGGCCGAGGGCGACGTTCCGATCGGGATCAGCACCGAACGACTCTTGGACACGCCCCTGGAGCTCATGGTCGGACCCGGCCACTCATTGGCCAACGCACCGCGAGTCAGGCCGGCGGACCTGGCCGGCCACCGGATCTGGATCCCGGGGATCAGGCCCGGCACCGAGTGGGCGTCGTTCTACCAGGCGCTGTCTGATGACTTCGGTCTGAGCATCGACGCGCTCGGCCCCAACTTCGGTGACGAGGCCCTGATGGACGCGCTCGCTGACTCGCGCTCGCTGGCCACCCTCGTCGGACGCGGGGACCGGTACCTGTGGCCTCAGGCCCACGACCTACGGCGCATCCCGTTGCACAACCCGACGCCGGTCTACCCGCACGTGCTGCTGTACCGCACGGGAGACCCGCACCCCGTTCTGGCCGCGCTGCGCGACCACCTGCGCATTTCCGGGCCGCCAGCCGCGGACGACGTGTGGGCCCCAGCGTGGATGGACCGCTGA
- a CDS encoding DapH/DapD/GlmU-related protein translates to MTDATSRLNMLPFSDCEGRAELLSVVFGGALPESVTIYPPFFTECGLNTSFGENVFVNQGCTFMDKGGIRIGNGVMIAPKVSLVTGGHPLPLAERREYLSLAPIVIEDDVWIGAGATITQGVTIGAGAVVAAGAVVTRDVPAHTLVAGVPARTIKTIDSSPSQ, encoded by the coding sequence GTGACCGACGCGACGTCGCGGCTGAACATGCTGCCGTTCAGCGACTGCGAAGGTCGCGCTGAACTACTTTCGGTTGTGTTCGGCGGTGCGCTCCCGGAGTCGGTGACGATCTACCCGCCGTTCTTCACCGAGTGCGGGCTGAACACATCGTTCGGGGAGAACGTCTTCGTCAACCAAGGCTGCACGTTCATGGACAAGGGCGGTATCCGTATCGGCAACGGTGTCATGATCGCCCCGAAGGTCAGTCTCGTCACCGGGGGCCACCCGTTGCCGCTCGCCGAGCGCCGCGAGTACCTCTCCCTCGCCCCAATCGTCATCGAAGACGATGTCTGGATCGGTGCGGGAGCCACGATCACGCAAGGGGTCACCATCGGTGCGGGGGCCGTGGTCGCTGCCGGTGCGGTGGTCACTCGCGATGTTCCAGCGCACACCCTGGTCGCCGGAGTCCCCGCCCGGACGATCAAGACGATCGACTCGAGCCCGTCTCAGTGA
- a CDS encoding TetR/AcrR family transcriptional regulator, which translates to MTTPTPPAKDPANPVGRDEVVAAALSAAAELFAERGVSATSIRDIASRSKVNHGLIYRHFGTKEQLVGAVLDHLGGRLTTLLDDGGPADEIEQNMDLHMRVMARALLDGYPIGRLQTRFPGVTRLLGQVLPQFQDERSGRIAVANAVALQLGWRFFEPFLKSATGLDSLGDEDVRAALGTEIARILDPGAADH; encoded by the coding sequence GTGACTACACCCACGCCACCGGCGAAAGATCCGGCGAACCCGGTGGGCCGGGACGAGGTGGTGGCGGCCGCGCTGTCCGCGGCGGCCGAGTTGTTCGCCGAGCGCGGGGTGTCGGCCACATCGATCCGGGACATCGCGTCGCGGTCCAAGGTCAATCACGGGTTGATCTACCGGCATTTCGGCACCAAGGAGCAACTGGTGGGCGCGGTCCTCGATCACCTCGGCGGGCGGCTCACCACTCTGTTGGACGACGGCGGCCCGGCTGACGAGATCGAGCAGAACATGGACCTGCACATGCGCGTGATGGCCCGGGCCCTGCTCGACGGTTACCCGATCGGCCGGTTGCAGACCCGGTTTCCGGGTGTCACGAGGCTGCTCGGGCAGGTCCTGCCTCAGTTCCAAGACGAGCGCAGTGGGCGAATCGCGGTCGCCAATGCCGTTGCGCTGCAACTGGGCTGGCGCTTCTTCGAACCCTTCCTCAAGTCAGCGACCGGCCTGGACTCACTCGGCGACGAGGACGTGCGCGCTGCGCTGGGCACCGAGATTGCTCGGATCCTGGACCCCGGTGCCGCGGATCACTGA
- a CDS encoding TauD/TfdA dioxygenase family protein — protein sequence MTASTTAPLTVKKLGSRIGARIEGVQLGGNLDASTVAEIRRALLQHKVIFFGGQHHLTDEEQNAFARLLGRPIGHHALKSDDAPLITPIDSEYAKATRWHTDVTFVPDYPAISILRAVTLPEYGGSTLWASTAAAYDQLPAPLKALTENLWAVHSNRFDYAAAAAIALSEEQQQMRAAFEKPDFRTEHPVVRVHPETGERALVAGDFTRGFLGLDSHESATLLELLQRRITAPENTVRWNWTLGDVAIWDNRATQHRAVDDYDNQRRVMHRVTLAGEVPVDVHGQPSRPLADAALLQAV from the coding sequence ATGACTGCTTCCACCACCGCTCCCCTCACCGTCAAGAAGCTCGGCAGCCGCATCGGCGCCCGGATCGAGGGCGTCCAGCTCGGCGGGAATCTCGATGCGAGCACGGTCGCCGAGATCCGGCGCGCCCTGCTGCAGCACAAGGTGATCTTCTTCGGCGGTCAGCACCACCTCACCGATGAGGAACAGAACGCATTCGCCCGGCTACTGGGGCGGCCGATCGGCCACCACGCGCTCAAGTCGGACGACGCCCCGCTGATCACGCCGATCGATTCCGAGTACGCCAAGGCCACCCGTTGGCACACCGACGTCACGTTCGTGCCTGACTATCCCGCCATCTCGATCCTGCGGGCGGTGACGCTGCCCGAGTACGGCGGGTCGACCCTGTGGGCCTCCACCGCAGCCGCCTACGACCAGCTGCCCGCACCGCTCAAGGCACTCACCGAAAACCTGTGGGCCGTCCACAGCAACCGCTTCGATTACGCCGCGGCAGCAGCCATCGCACTCAGCGAAGAACAGCAGCAGATGCGGGCCGCGTTCGAGAAGCCCGATTTCCGCACCGAGCACCCCGTGGTGCGGGTGCACCCGGAGACCGGCGAGCGCGCCCTGGTGGCCGGCGACTTCACCCGCGGTTTCCTCGGCCTGGACAGTCACGAGTCCGCCACCCTGCTGGAGTTGCTGCAGCGGCGAATCACCGCGCCGGAGAACACCGTTCGCTGGAACTGGACGCTCGGGGACGTCGCGATCTGGGACAACCGCGCCACCCAGCACCGTGCGGTCGACGACTACGACAACCAGCGCCGGGTGATGCACCGGGTGACGCTCGCCGGTGAGGTGCCCGTCGATGTCCACGGGCAGCCCAGCCGGCCGCTGGCAGATGCCGCTCTGCTGCAGGCGGTCTGA
- a CDS encoding YhgE/Pip domain-containing protein: MTRAAIVVLMLLPLVYGALYLWAYWDPFGQVDKMPVALVNSDQGAVVSGQHINVGSEIAKSLTDDASLNWHVVDADEARQGVEHGQYYFMLELPADFSEAIASPLTGNPKQANLNAVYNDANNYISSNIGRTAIDQVLNAVSTRISGQAVNQVLSVVVSSGAGIKQAADGAAQLADGAVKVDDGAGQLATGLHSARSGSAQLATGAKQLSDGITKATDPLVAVTSALSKVGGDTQKLEDGTAALRQANDQIGAITGAQDSAATALTSVIDQLSASPDPIANNAAGTLRGVQDDLRAHQFTPQIRQQLTDAENAAISMTSSLRNPGSPLNTALDQVGSKNSDLNAKLNQLRSGAQQLASGNAELASGIAKLDTGAGQLKSGTAQLRSGSAELATKLADGAGQVPDWTPAQKAAIADTIGGPVHLQNSAENAAPNFGTGMAPFFITLALFFGALVLWMVLRPLQNRPIAAEVLAIRVVLASYLPAAVIGLFQAVILYCVVRFALGMQVAHPVAMLAFMMLVSCTFVAATQAINALVGPAVGRVLLMALLMLQLVSAGGMYPVETTSRPFQVFHNYDPMTYGVNGLRQLILGGIDHRLWQAIITLLVIWAGALTISSLSARRNRLWNMTRLMPAIKM; this comes from the coding sequence ATGACCCGCGCCGCCATCGTGGTGCTGATGCTGCTGCCGCTCGTGTACGGCGCGCTGTACCTGTGGGCGTACTGGGACCCGTTCGGGCAGGTCGACAAAATGCCGGTGGCGCTGGTCAATTCGGACCAGGGCGCGGTAGTTTCGGGCCAACACATCAATGTCGGCTCCGAGATCGCCAAGAGCTTGACCGACGACGCCAGCCTGAACTGGCATGTGGTGGATGCCGACGAGGCGCGGCAGGGTGTCGAGCACGGCCAGTACTACTTCATGCTCGAACTGCCTGCCGATTTCAGCGAGGCGATCGCGTCACCGCTGACCGGTAACCCCAAGCAGGCCAACCTGAATGCGGTCTACAACGACGCCAACAACTACATCTCGTCGAACATCGGTCGCACCGCGATCGATCAGGTGCTCAATGCGGTGTCGACGCGGATCTCGGGCCAGGCGGTCAATCAGGTGCTGTCGGTCGTGGTCAGCTCGGGTGCCGGGATCAAGCAGGCCGCCGACGGTGCGGCCCAACTCGCCGACGGCGCAGTGAAAGTCGACGACGGGGCCGGTCAACTGGCGACGGGGCTGCACAGCGCCCGGTCCGGCTCGGCCCAGTTGGCCACCGGTGCCAAGCAGCTCTCGGATGGGATCACCAAGGCCACCGATCCACTGGTCGCGGTGACATCCGCACTCTCGAAGGTTGGTGGCGACACCCAGAAACTGGAGGACGGCACCGCTGCGCTGCGGCAGGCCAATGATCAGATCGGTGCCATCACCGGGGCGCAGGATTCCGCTGCGACAGCGTTGACCTCGGTGATCGATCAACTGTCGGCCAGCCCGGATCCGATCGCCAACAACGCGGCCGGAACGCTGCGGGGTGTTCAGGACGACCTTCGGGCTCACCAGTTCACCCCGCAGATCCGGCAGCAGCTCACCGACGCCGAGAATGCGGCCATCTCGATGACGTCGTCGCTGCGTAACCCTGGTAGCCCGCTGAACACCGCGCTCGATCAGGTGGGCAGTAAGAACTCAGACCTCAATGCCAAGCTGAACCAGCTGCGCAGCGGTGCTCAGCAACTGGCTTCTGGCAACGCCGAATTGGCCAGTGGGATAGCCAAACTCGACACCGGCGCCGGCCAGCTGAAATCGGGCACCGCCCAGTTGCGTTCAGGCTCGGCCGAGTTGGCGACCAAGCTCGCCGACGGCGCCGGGCAGGTGCCCGACTGGACACCCGCGCAGAAGGCGGCGATCGCCGACACCATCGGCGGCCCCGTTCACCTGCAGAATTCGGCCGAGAACGCCGCGCCCAATTTCGGCACGGGAATGGCTCCGTTCTTCATCACACTCGCCCTCTTCTTCGGTGCGCTCGTGCTGTGGATGGTGTTGCGTCCGTTGCAGAACCGTCCGATCGCCGCGGAGGTGCTTGCGATCCGCGTGGTACTCGCCAGCTATCTGCCCGCCGCGGTGATCGGCCTGTTCCAAGCGGTCATCCTGTATTGCGTGGTGCGCTTCGCCCTCGGCATGCAGGTGGCCCATCCGGTCGCGATGCTGGCCTTCATGATGCTGGTGTCCTGCACCTTCGTCGCCGCGACGCAGGCGATCAACGCCCTCGTCGGCCCCGCGGTGGGGCGGGTGCTGCTGATGGCCCTGCTCATGCTCCAACTGGTCAGCGCCGGCGGCATGTACCCGGTGGAAACCACGTCACGGCCGTTCCAGGTGTTCCACAACTACGACCCGATGACATACGGCGTCAACGGATTACGTCAGCTCATTCTCGGCGGGATCGATCACCGGCTCTGGCAGGCGATCATCACGCTGCTGGTGATCTGGGCCGGTGCGCTGACCATCTCGTCGTTGTCGGCCCGGCGTAACCGACTGTGGAACATGACCAGGCTGATGCCCGCGATCAAGATGTGA
- a CDS encoding P-loop NTPase family protein — MEDRDDAEDTQVPEGDDASEVPEEDDARDAPQIIAAGLGVDGEHGPLFTDIELELTPGFHAIQMPGGWGQTALLLTLAGRLKPTHGTVTVCGETDPKAIRRHCAIAAFADIDELEDSVTVQTVLAEQRRWLAPWYRRVPIEAGESALREVFGALTPPAPETYISELSDLDLFLLKVTLALFSNRPILVVGDLEQVRDNSRRAIAIERLGAVATQRSVVVGVTNPLGDEAPDHGLHDHRILTGKNS, encoded by the coding sequence ATGGAAGACAGGGACGACGCCGAGGACACCCAGGTGCCCGAGGGGGATGACGCGTCTGAGGTGCCCGAGGAGGACGACGCGCGAGACGCGCCGCAGATCATCGCGGCCGGGCTTGGGGTGGACGGCGAGCATGGGCCGCTGTTCACCGACATCGAGCTCGAGCTCACACCGGGATTCCACGCCATCCAGATGCCGGGCGGTTGGGGGCAGACCGCGCTGCTGCTGACGCTGGCCGGACGGCTCAAGCCCACCCACGGCACGGTGACGGTCTGCGGCGAGACGGACCCGAAAGCGATTCGGCGCCACTGCGCGATCGCGGCGTTCGCCGACATCGATGAGCTGGAGGACTCGGTCACCGTCCAGACGGTGCTCGCCGAGCAGCGTCGCTGGCTGGCCCCGTGGTACCGCCGGGTGCCGATCGAGGCAGGCGAATCCGCCTTGCGAGAGGTCTTCGGAGCGTTGACGCCGCCCGCGCCCGAGACCTACATCAGCGAACTGTCCGATCTCGACCTGTTCCTGCTGAAGGTCACCCTGGCGCTCTTCTCGAATCGTCCGATCCTGGTGGTCGGCGATCTCGAACAGGTCAGGGACAACTCGCGCCGGGCGATCGCGATCGAACGACTCGGTGCCGTCGCCACCCAACGCAGCGTCGTTGTCGGCGTGACCAATCCGCTCGGTGACGAGGCCCCCGACCACGGGCTGCACGACCACCGCATTCTCACCGGAAAGAACTCCTGA
- a CDS encoding TetR/AcrR family transcriptional regulator, producing MVLVMSAVKPTRTRPTRDEVRDRILDAALKVFAAEGFAGATIDAIGHAAGFTKGAVYSNFESKDELFLALLDRQFESRGALIATALDSGQGDTATIAAALSRSTLDSIHDQTEYQIVLIEYWLRAIRDPQLRERLVARRRAAADQALHIVEQAGTSLPGHQLAALAQLVVTIISGIATEEVLQPGTVDIDTLTRLFTALLESSPVAAR from the coding sequence ATTGTGTTGGTCATGTCGGCTGTCAAACCCACCCGCACCCGGCCCACCCGTGACGAGGTGCGTGACCGGATCCTGGACGCAGCACTCAAGGTTTTCGCGGCCGAGGGATTCGCCGGCGCCACCATCGACGCCATCGGTCACGCCGCGGGATTCACCAAAGGCGCGGTGTATTCCAACTTCGAATCCAAGGACGAGTTGTTCCTGGCGCTGTTGGACCGCCAGTTCGAGAGTCGCGGAGCCCTCATCGCCACCGCGCTCGACAGTGGCCAAGGCGACACCGCGACAATCGCTGCGGCGTTGAGCCGGTCGACGCTCGACTCGATACACGACCAGACCGAGTACCAGATCGTGCTGATCGAGTACTGGCTGCGCGCGATTCGTGATCCCCAGCTGCGGGAACGCCTGGTGGCCCGTCGCCGGGCGGCGGCCGATCAGGCCCTGCACATCGTCGAACAGGCCGGAACGAGCCTGCCCGGTCACCAGCTGGCGGCGCTGGCCCAACTCGTGGTCACCATCATCTCCGGCATCGCCACCGAGGAAGTGCTGCAACCGGGGACGGTCGACATCGACACCCTCACCCGGCTGTTCACCGCGCTGCTGGAATCCTCCCCCGTGGCCGCGCGGTAA